In the Mycolicibacter sp. MU0102 genome, one interval contains:
- a CDS encoding WXG100 family type VII secretion target — MADSGGITYNPGPVSDHAHSVVSSAGTLDQIHQDSHQLTQMLTEYFAGHGATGFFEAQAQMLSGLQGLIETIGQHGSTIGSVLEGAISTDQTIQSLF; from the coding sequence ATGGCAGACAGTGGCGGTATCACCTACAACCCCGGCCCCGTCTCCGATCACGCCCACAGCGTGGTCAGCAGCGCCGGCACCCTCGACCAGATCCACCAGGACTCCCACCAGCTCACCCAAATGCTGACCGAGTACTTCGCCGGCCACGGTGCCACCGGCTTCTTCGAAGCCCAGGCCCAGATGCTGTCCGGCCTGCAGGGCCTGATCGAGACCATCGGCCAGCACGGTTCCACCATCGGCTCTGTGTTGGAAGGGGCCATTTCGACCGACCAGACGATCCAGTCGCTTTTCTGA
- a CDS encoding WXG100 family type VII secretion target, with amino-acid sequence MAAIVVTPELMRNTASKLSQHIEHAQAIANQYLADHENILGAGTWDGGGSKASYATAAQIHEDVQKVLTGGHRLTEGLNQAAALMESHESHSEHAFHSLFGGQSA; translated from the coding sequence ATGGCAGCCATTGTCGTCACGCCCGAACTGATGCGGAACACCGCGTCGAAGTTGTCGCAGCACATCGAACACGCGCAGGCGATCGCCAACCAGTACCTGGCCGACCACGAGAACATCCTGGGCGCTGGGACGTGGGACGGGGGCGGCTCCAAGGCCTCGTATGCCACCGCCGCGCAGATCCACGAAGACGTACAGAAAGTCCTCACCGGCGGCCACCGCCTGACCGAGGGCCTCAACCAGGCCGCTGCCCTGATGGAGTCGCACGAGTCCCACTCCGAGCACGCCTTCCACTCGCTCTTCGGCGGACAGTCCGCCTAA
- a CDS encoding PPE family protein, which translates to MADPGWAARTPETNDMLIKSGAGVMTMLTNGAAWTSLGVAHHASGIASAVNTALTSIGWVGAGSEGSVLNATLLNVALHGLAGWVDVKAPIVAAAVEAYQLAYGSMRTTQECEENRVETATDYGINPSVLGALTPRITSLEFEYFGMFWPNNAAVGASYGAVLTALTSSLTVPAPVAGMGASPAAPAAAASAVGQAASQAAAGGAMRAAYTGTSSATNAAGQGANAAQGMGSQMSSMLGPVQQIGSTLMQAPQSLMQMPQSMMSPMQSLMGMFMNPSMLGGALNPAGAGGVPATAMLANATVSPGAGGFGGGGAGAPMSAFTRPVSAFESGGGRPVGLRPSGALGSVESQRVTTTSGGGMGGMPMAHGAGAGGKGQGERSSDRTNTVRVVDDRA; encoded by the coding sequence GTGGCCGACCCGGGGTGGGCCGCCCGCACACCGGAGACCAACGACATGTTGATCAAATCCGGCGCGGGTGTGATGACCATGCTGACCAACGGGGCGGCATGGACGTCGCTGGGTGTGGCACACCACGCGTCGGGTATCGCCTCGGCGGTCAACACCGCATTGACCTCGATCGGATGGGTCGGTGCCGGTTCGGAGGGATCTGTTCTCAACGCCACCCTGCTGAACGTGGCCCTGCATGGACTGGCGGGCTGGGTGGACGTCAAGGCGCCGATCGTCGCGGCGGCGGTCGAGGCCTACCAACTGGCCTACGGCAGCATGCGTACCACCCAGGAGTGCGAGGAGAACCGGGTCGAGACCGCCACCGACTACGGGATCAATCCGTCGGTACTGGGGGCGTTGACACCCCGCATCACGTCACTCGAGTTCGAGTACTTCGGCATGTTCTGGCCCAATAACGCGGCGGTGGGCGCGTCCTACGGGGCGGTGCTGACCGCGCTCACCTCCAGCCTGACGGTTCCCGCGCCGGTGGCCGGGATGGGCGCGTCGCCCGCGGCGCCGGCGGCCGCGGCCAGCGCCGTCGGCCAAGCGGCATCGCAGGCCGCGGCCGGTGGCGCGATGCGCGCCGCCTACACCGGTACGTCGTCGGCAACCAATGCCGCCGGCCAGGGCGCCAACGCCGCCCAGGGCATGGGCTCACAGATGAGTTCGATGCTGGGCCCGGTCCAGCAGATCGGCTCGACGCTGATGCAGGCGCCGCAGTCCCTGATGCAGATGCCGCAGTCGATGATGAGCCCGATGCAGTCCCTGATGGGCATGTTCATGAACCCGAGCATGCTGGGCGGCGCTCTCAATCCGGCCGGGGCTGGCGGGGTTCCGGCCACGGCCATGCTGGCCAATGCGACGGTCTCACCCGGTGCGGGGGGTTTCGGAGGCGGCGGAGCGGGAGCGCCGATGTCCGCGTTCACCCGACCCGTGAGCGCATTCGAGTCCGGGGGCGGCCGTCCGGTGGGGTTGCGGCCCAGTGGCGCGCTGGGCTCCGTCGAGTCCCAGCGGGTGACGACCACCAGCGGCGGCGGCATGGGCGGCATGCCGATGGCTCACGGCGCCGGTGCAGGAGGAAAAGGTCAGGGCGAGCGGTCATCCGACCGGACCAACACCGTGCGAGTTGTCGACGACCGGGCGTGA
- a CDS encoding PE domain-containing protein — MMFSVEPEAVLASSGVEAGITAETEAAAAAASPALLGVLPMGNDPDSIAFQAALLASGSEYLGIVAEHSAQRGLFSGAQATASGVYGATEALRAATVALGG; from the coding sequence ATTATGTTCTCTGTAGAACCGGAAGCAGTCCTGGCGTCATCGGGTGTCGAGGCGGGAATCACCGCTGAAACGGAGGCGGCTGCCGCCGCGGCCAGCCCGGCCCTGCTGGGCGTTCTGCCGATGGGTAACGACCCCGATTCCATCGCGTTCCAGGCCGCCCTGTTGGCATCCGGGTCCGAATACCTGGGCATTGTCGCCGAGCATTCGGCGCAGCGCGGACTTTTCTCCGGAGCGCAGGCCACCGCCTCGGGTGTGTACGGCGCCACCGAGGCACTGCGAGCCGCCACCGTCGCACTCGGCGGCTAA
- the eccCa gene encoding type VII secretion protein EccCa has product MSKRAFVPVRLQVPEPKPVRVAPRAPDALPEREPRNLWVMIGMPALIVALIGTIVMLYVSGVRSLGSGMFPMVGMAGLGMLMFSGRFGRARKISWGEQEKNRRSYLRSLDGERDEIQKAVCAQRNSQELVHSNPQDLGAVIGGPQMWERRRSDPDFLDVRVGVGVQHAPDSVLSVQWPEIPIDEELEPVTGQALRDFILEQRKIRDIAKVVNLRARPGFSFVGEDLDGVRSLLRSVLSGLAVFHNPLDVKLMVVTRHPELWSWMVWLPHNQHDELFDACGWRRLVFTSPTELEATLGADLHMKGKRGAWRPPSAPSPTTMGSALETGTDGHDLGPHWVIVDDNTGSPEAWESVIGRVGKEGITVLRVASRLGNGVGFARDEIFEVIGNPSRPMLRSGGKFFAHADQLSVPRAYRYARAMARWSPTASVDVADAGSGALELLRALGIDDARELNVDRLWADRRSRGDERWAEIPVGAKPNGELQNVVLRAKDFGGFGFHSVVIGTSGSGKSEFFLSLVYGIALTHSPETFNVIFVDMKFESAAQDILGIPHVSAALSNLGKDERHLAERMRRAIDGEIARRYRLFNSVGARDANDYEEIRLAGRDLEPVPILLVVIDEYLELFQNHPKWIDLIIHIGQEGRGANVFFMLGGQRLDLSSLQKVKSNIAFRVALRAESGDDSREVIGSDAAYHLPSKENGFGLLKVGPRDLDPFRCFYLSAPFVVPKRKSSTGKTLDMTLTKPRLYTWQYQPLDEADAQALQDMSATDAEPDEFLLHADGFKKKKIVDVLRESLIAADRQAPHLPWLPPLEISESVDQLVARYRGKPWDIDYGRNPGLVWPLAVKDIPEDAQQLVHCVDVLRSNVMVVGAKSRGKTTTLMTLMCSAALMYSPARLTFFCVGGATLGYAETLPHVADIVSPADREGVERTVATMAALISARQDTFRRDKIDINEFRERRFGSGGDSLAGTDPNDPYGDVFLVIDDFSDLYAADTMLGDRIIALSGVGPEYGVHLMTSASGWIHGQRQTLLQNSDVRIQLRLQNPGENEMGTASLDARDAAKRTVNRPGFGLTESLHEMLIGVPELAASDAEDGARIGTRELGARVAEVAGVTKHATLKRLPPAVALSEILAYDVAQRPPAQTAPSIAFMIGEQHELLPVPLMLSEHPGMMILGRALCGKSATLAAIGEAVMARFSPQEAQITIIDPKTGPLRDLQGAGYVNAYAYDQDEIDEVLTTLAQQVLLPRLPAKGLSQEELRALKPWEGPRHFVLVDDVMDLRPAQIHPAKPPVGAALWKLMERGRQIGLHVFATRNSSNFGQLEMDPWVKTQRAAKVPTLFMDNDPQNKVNRMVRAQALPAGRGLLVNDSEVEGVLVGVPSSMIHDFEQQ; this is encoded by the coding sequence ATGTCAAAGCGCGCATTCGTTCCGGTCCGTCTTCAGGTCCCCGAGCCCAAGCCGGTGCGGGTCGCGCCCCGCGCACCGGATGCCCTTCCCGAACGCGAGCCCCGCAACCTGTGGGTGATGATCGGCATGCCCGCGCTGATCGTCGCGCTGATCGGCACCATCGTCATGCTCTACGTGTCCGGGGTGCGCAGCCTGGGTTCGGGCATGTTCCCGATGGTCGGCATGGCAGGCCTGGGCATGTTGATGTTCTCCGGCCGATTCGGGCGGGCCCGCAAGATCAGCTGGGGCGAGCAGGAAAAGAATCGGCGCAGCTATCTGCGCTCCCTCGACGGCGAGCGCGACGAGATCCAGAAAGCGGTCTGCGCCCAACGCAATTCCCAGGAGTTGGTGCACTCCAACCCGCAAGACCTGGGCGCGGTCATCGGCGGGCCGCAGATGTGGGAGCGGCGCCGCTCCGACCCGGACTTCCTCGATGTGCGGGTGGGCGTCGGCGTGCAGCATGCCCCGGACTCAGTGCTGTCGGTGCAGTGGCCGGAGATCCCGATCGACGAGGAGCTGGAGCCGGTCACCGGCCAGGCGTTGCGCGACTTCATCCTCGAACAACGCAAGATCCGCGACATCGCGAAAGTGGTCAACCTGCGCGCCCGCCCGGGCTTCAGCTTCGTCGGCGAGGATCTCGACGGGGTCCGCTCGCTACTGCGATCCGTGCTGAGCGGGCTTGCGGTGTTTCACAATCCGCTGGACGTCAAGTTGATGGTGGTGACCCGCCACCCCGAGCTGTGGTCCTGGATGGTCTGGCTTCCGCACAACCAGCACGACGAGCTGTTCGACGCCTGCGGGTGGCGGCGCCTGGTGTTCACCAGCCCCACTGAACTCGAGGCGACGCTCGGCGCCGACCTGCACATGAAAGGCAAGCGCGGCGCCTGGCGGCCGCCGTCAGCGCCGAGCCCCACCACTATGGGCTCGGCATTGGAAACCGGCACGGACGGACACGATCTGGGGCCGCACTGGGTGATCGTCGACGACAACACCGGCAGCCCCGAGGCCTGGGAGAGCGTCATCGGGCGCGTCGGCAAGGAAGGTATCACGGTGCTGCGGGTCGCCTCCCGGCTCGGCAATGGTGTCGGATTCGCCCGCGATGAGATCTTCGAGGTCATCGGCAATCCTTCACGGCCCATGCTGCGCTCCGGCGGTAAGTTCTTCGCCCACGCCGACCAACTGTCGGTGCCGCGCGCCTACCGCTACGCGCGGGCGATGGCGCGCTGGTCCCCGACGGCCAGTGTCGACGTCGCCGACGCGGGAAGCGGCGCCCTGGAACTGTTGCGCGCGCTGGGGATCGACGACGCGCGCGAGCTCAACGTCGACCGGCTGTGGGCCGATCGGCGCAGTCGCGGCGACGAGCGCTGGGCTGAGATCCCGGTCGGCGCCAAGCCCAACGGCGAACTGCAGAACGTCGTGCTGCGCGCAAAAGACTTCGGCGGCTTCGGTTTCCACTCCGTGGTTATCGGCACCAGCGGCTCGGGCAAATCGGAGTTCTTCCTTTCCCTGGTGTACGGCATCGCGCTGACCCACTCGCCGGAGACCTTCAACGTGATCTTCGTGGACATGAAGTTCGAGTCCGCGGCCCAGGACATCCTCGGCATTCCCCACGTGTCGGCGGCCCTGTCCAACCTCGGTAAGGACGAGCGGCACCTCGCCGAACGGATGCGCCGGGCCATCGACGGTGAGATCGCCCGGCGCTACCGCCTGTTCAACTCCGTCGGTGCGCGCGACGCCAACGACTACGAGGAGATCCGGCTGGCCGGCCGGGACCTGGAGCCGGTGCCGATCCTGCTGGTGGTGATCGACGAATACCTGGAGCTGTTCCAGAACCATCCCAAGTGGATCGACCTGATCATCCACATCGGTCAGGAAGGCCGCGGCGCCAACGTCTTCTTCATGCTCGGCGGGCAGCGCCTGGACCTGTCCTCGTTGCAGAAAGTCAAGTCCAACATCGCCTTCCGGGTCGCGCTGCGCGCCGAGTCCGGTGACGACAGCCGTGAGGTGATCGGCTCGGATGCCGCCTATCACCTGCCCTCGAAAGAGAACGGCTTCGGCCTTTTGAAGGTCGGCCCGCGCGACCTGGACCCGTTCCGCTGTTTCTACCTGTCGGCGCCGTTCGTCGTTCCTAAGCGCAAGTCGTCGACGGGCAAGACCCTCGACATGACCTTGACCAAACCCCGGCTGTACACCTGGCAGTACCAGCCGCTGGACGAGGCGGACGCCCAAGCACTGCAGGACATGTCGGCTACCGACGCCGAGCCCGACGAGTTCCTGCTGCACGCCGACGGGTTCAAGAAGAAGAAGATCGTCGACGTGCTGCGCGAGTCCCTGATCGCCGCGGACCGCCAGGCACCGCACCTGCCGTGGCTGCCCCCGCTGGAGATCTCCGAGTCGGTCGATCAGCTGGTGGCGCGGTACCGGGGCAAGCCGTGGGACATCGACTACGGCCGCAACCCCGGGCTGGTGTGGCCGCTGGCCGTCAAAGACATCCCCGAGGACGCCCAGCAGCTGGTGCACTGCGTCGACGTGTTGCGCAGCAACGTGATGGTGGTCGGCGCCAAGAGCCGCGGCAAGACGACGACGCTGATGACACTGATGTGCTCGGCGGCGCTGATGTATTCCCCGGCACGGCTGACGTTCTTCTGTGTCGGCGGCGCCACCTTGGGCTACGCCGAGACCCTGCCGCATGTGGCCGACATCGTCTCGCCGGCGGACCGCGAGGGGGTGGAGCGCACCGTTGCGACGATGGCCGCCCTGATCAGCGCCCGGCAGGACACCTTCCGCCGCGACAAGATCGACATCAACGAGTTCCGCGAGCGGCGCTTCGGTTCCGGCGGGGACAGCCTCGCGGGCACCGATCCCAACGACCCGTACGGCGATGTGTTCCTGGTCATCGACGACTTCTCCGACCTCTACGCCGCCGACACCATGCTCGGCGACCGCATCATCGCGCTCAGTGGTGTCGGTCCCGAGTACGGCGTGCACCTGATGACCAGCGCTTCCGGCTGGATCCACGGTCAGCGTCAGACGCTGCTGCAGAACTCCGACGTGCGCATCCAGTTGCGGCTGCAGAACCCGGGCGAGAACGAGATGGGCACGGCGTCTCTGGACGCCCGCGATGCCGCCAAGCGCACCGTGAACCGCCCCGGCTTCGGTCTGACCGAGTCGCTGCACGAGATGCTCATCGGGGTGCCAGAACTGGCCGCCTCGGACGCCGAAGACGGCGCCCGGATCGGAACCCGCGAACTGGGGGCGCGAGTCGCCGAGGTCGCGGGCGTGACCAAGCACGCCACGCTCAAGCGGCTGCCGCCCGCGGTGGCACTGTCGGAGATCCTGGCCTACGACGTGGCGCAGCGTCCGCCCGCCCAGACCGCCCCGTCAATCGCGTTCATGATCGGCGAGCAGCACGAACTGCTGCCGGTGCCGCTGATGCTGTCCGAGCATCCCGGGATGATGATTCTGGGGCGGGCCCTATGCGGCAAGAGCGCCACCCTGGCCGCAATCGGCGAAGCGGTGATGGCGCGGTTCAGCCCGCAGGAAGCCCAGATCACCATCATCGACCCCAAGACCGGACCGCTGCGTGACCTGCAGGGCGCCGGCTACGTCAATGCCTACGCCTACGACCAGGACGAGATCGACGAGGTGCTGACCACGCTGGCCCAGCAGGTTCTGCTGCCCCGGCTGCCCGCCAAGGGCCTAAGCCAGGAGGAGCTGCGCGCGCTCAAACCCTGGGAGGGGCCACGCCATTTCGTATTGGTCGACGACGTGATGGATCTGCGTCCGGCGCAGATCCATCCGGCCAAACCCCCGGTGGGCGCGGCGTTGTGGAAGCTGATGGAGCGGGGCCGCCAGATCGGGCTGCACGTGTTCGCCACTAGGAACTCGTCCAACTTCGGCCAGCTCGAGATGGACCCCTGGGTCAAGACGCAACGGGCCGCCAAGGTGCCCACCTTGTTCATGGACAACGACCCGCAGAACAAGGTCAATCGGATGGTGCGGGCACAGGCGTTGCCCGCGGGCCGGGGATTACTGGTCAACGATTCCGAAGTGGAAGGTGTGCTGGTCGGGGTGCCCTCGTCGATGATCCACGATTTCGAGCAGCAATAA
- the eccB gene encoding type VII secretion protein EccB — protein sequence MPLSLSNRDQNSGHLFYNRRLRAATTKFSVRMKHDDRKQTAAIVLSVVLIFIGMGWMLLLNVLRPAGIVRTSSIVGDRDSGAIYARIDGRLYPALNITSARLAVGNAQVPTWVKPAEIAKYPTGPMIGIPGAPTSLVANTGAPSAWAVCDTAGSPRRAEPPVVTSIAGPLSTAGRAAPLAPGAAVLTRFQGATYVIWGGKRSQVDPADRAVTLSLGIDPGITVPVEMSRALFDALPSTEPLRVPVIPLAGTPSQWVPGSQVGAVLETRTAGGGSQFYVLVPDGVQKITSFVADLIRSANSFGSVAPLVVSPDKLVNIPEVGTLPVEYYPNSRLKFVDTAADPTTCVGWEKASGDRQARITLYSGRGLPVSPAMDNRIVRLVRDDRSPTSVVANQVLVLPGATNFVTSTSELLDSDSRETLFWVSPNGVRFGIAGESETLRGLGLDPGSAQQAPWPLLRTFATGPELSRHAALLARDTVASAGAVQPVVPNNQQGVPGGH from the coding sequence ATGCCGCTGAGTCTGTCGAACCGGGACCAGAACTCCGGTCACCTGTTCTACAACCGACGACTGCGCGCCGCCACCACCAAATTCTCGGTGCGCATGAAGCACGACGACCGCAAACAAACCGCCGCAATCGTGCTCTCCGTCGTGCTGATCTTCATCGGCATGGGCTGGATGTTGCTGCTGAACGTGCTGCGTCCGGCCGGGATCGTGCGCACATCGTCGATCGTCGGTGACCGCGACTCCGGCGCGATCTACGCGCGCATCGATGGGCGGCTGTATCCGGCGCTGAACATCACCTCGGCGCGGCTGGCGGTCGGAAACGCGCAGGTGCCCACCTGGGTCAAACCCGCCGAGATCGCCAAATACCCGACCGGCCCCATGATCGGCATCCCTGGCGCCCCGACGTCATTGGTCGCCAACACCGGCGCCCCCTCAGCCTGGGCGGTCTGCGACACCGCGGGCTCCCCGCGCCGTGCCGAACCCCCCGTGGTGACCTCGATCGCGGGCCCGTTGAGCACGGCCGGCCGCGCCGCGCCACTAGCCCCGGGCGCAGCGGTGCTGACTCGTTTCCAGGGCGCCACCTACGTCATCTGGGGCGGCAAACGATCCCAGGTGGATCCCGCCGATCGGGCAGTCACGCTCAGCCTCGGCATCGACCCGGGCATCACCGTTCCGGTGGAGATGTCGCGGGCACTGTTCGACGCGCTGCCCAGCACCGAGCCGTTGCGGGTCCCGGTGATCCCCTTGGCCGGCACGCCGTCGCAGTGGGTGCCCGGATCCCAGGTCGGGGCGGTGCTGGAGACCAGGACGGCCGGCGGCGGCTCCCAGTTCTATGTGCTGGTGCCCGACGGGGTCCAGAAGATCACCAGCTTCGTGGCCGACCTGATCCGCAGCGCGAACTCGTTCGGGTCCGTGGCGCCCCTGGTGGTCAGCCCGGACAAGCTGGTCAACATCCCCGAAGTGGGCACGCTGCCCGTCGAGTACTACCCCAACAGCAGGCTCAAGTTCGTCGACACCGCCGCCGACCCGACCACGTGCGTGGGCTGGGAGAAGGCGTCCGGAGACCGGCAGGCGCGGATCACCCTGTACAGCGGGCGCGGGCTGCCGGTGTCGCCGGCGATGGACAACCGGATCGTCCGGTTGGTGCGTGATGACCGCAGCCCCACCTCGGTGGTGGCCAACCAGGTCTTGGTGTTGCCGGGCGCAACCAACTTCGTCACCTCGACCAGTGAACTGCTCGACTCCGATTCCCGCGAAACACTGTTCTGGGTGTCGCCCAACGGTGTCCGGTTCGGCATCGCCGGGGAGAGCGAGACCCTGCGTGGCCTCGGCCTGGATCCCGGCTCGGCACAGCAGGCGCCGTGGCCGCTGCTGCGCACCTTCGCGACCGGCCCGGAACTGTCCCGGCATGCCGCGCTGCTGGCCCGCGACACCGTGGCGTCGGCCGGCGCGGTGCAGCCGGTGGTCCCCAACAATCAGCAGGGCGTCCCGGGAGGGCACTGA
- a CDS encoding DUF4226 domain-containing protein has product MPDQSGAFAEAARAREEQLAQRLVTSVELDRSFEGILRGAHQYNLQARARLDALEAEIRQSAASWPGLDTPAGARQFQAYLAGKTREIHRIVADAGADSQQRAAQVQALTGRYPAGGAKRGGQKTSPPPTPSPTRESPAYDPADAADLFKKIDDWKQENKSVTNKVKAFNKKWPDGITFDMEDAAQAARYQEWKREHDAVQLARTKVVQEYGEIVVEAGKFGGQVDDSTGDIVWPDGSRTSMRPPE; this is encoded by the coding sequence ATGCCGGACCAGTCGGGGGCGTTCGCTGAGGCCGCCCGGGCACGCGAAGAGCAGTTGGCGCAGCGGTTGGTGACGTCGGTCGAGCTCGACCGCTCCTTCGAGGGGATCCTGCGCGGCGCCCACCAGTACAACCTGCAGGCGCGGGCGCGTCTGGACGCGCTGGAAGCCGAGATCCGCCAGAGTGCCGCGAGTTGGCCCGGTCTGGACACCCCGGCCGGTGCCCGTCAGTTCCAGGCGTATCTGGCCGGCAAGACCCGGGAGATCCACAGGATCGTCGCCGATGCAGGCGCGGATAGTCAGCAACGGGCGGCTCAGGTCCAGGCGTTGACTGGGCGGTATCCGGCTGGTGGGGCAAAACGGGGCGGCCAGAAGACCAGCCCGCCCCCCACCCCGAGTCCGACGCGCGAGTCACCCGCGTACGACCCGGCGGATGCGGCCGACCTATTCAAGAAAATTGATGACTGGAAACAGGAAAATAAATCCGTCACGAATAAGGTTAAGGCGTTCAATAAAAAATGGCCCGACGGTATCACCTTCGATATGGAAGACGCCGCGCAGGCGGCGCGATACCAGGAGTGGAAGCGTGAACACGATGCTGTCCAATTGGCGAGAACTAAAGTAGTGCAAGAGTATGGTGAAATTGTCGTGGAAGCCGGAAAATTCGGAGGCCAGGTTGACGACAGCACCGGAGATATCGTTTGGCCAGATGGGTCCAGAACCTCAATGCGTCCGCCGGAGTGA
- a CDS encoding DUF5631 domain-containing protein: MASAGDRPTPGKPTPGAASQSGASVAGSMGAGGTAGAGAGTAARRLAEHQDLQRKVDAVARQAPELAWAAGLRDDETTTVLATDLAGGWIPPTVKLPPGLTLLDPAHRRRETSAVDLLGAVIAAAAHQPNTYITEAGPNDPIPGSGERARYGQHVDELGPTLIDITGANDGLPRIVQTVARAVARRSGVADNEIELFQQVVTDTQARVLSAYPQHAPRDVADWMLLAAIDALIDGSEELARYHLAWYLAVAVRHGGVMP; the protein is encoded by the coding sequence GTGGCCTCCGCCGGCGATCGTCCGACACCGGGCAAGCCGACGCCCGGCGCAGCCAGCCAGTCCGGCGCATCGGTGGCCGGCAGCATGGGCGCCGGGGGCACGGCCGGGGCCGGAGCCGGTACGGCCGCCCGGCGTCTGGCCGAACATCAGGATCTGCAGCGCAAAGTCGACGCGGTGGCCCGCCAGGCGCCGGAGCTGGCCTGGGCGGCTGGCCTTCGCGACGACGAGACCACCACCGTGTTGGCCACCGATTTGGCCGGCGGCTGGATTCCGCCCACCGTCAAACTCCCGCCGGGGCTCACGTTGCTGGATCCGGCCCACCGCCGCCGCGAGACCAGCGCGGTCGATCTGCTGGGTGCGGTGATCGCGGCCGCCGCCCATCAACCGAACACCTACATCACCGAGGCCGGCCCGAACGATCCGATTCCCGGCAGCGGGGAGCGCGCCCGCTATGGGCAGCACGTTGACGAACTCGGTCCCACGCTCATCGACATCACCGGCGCCAACGACGGCCTACCGCGGATCGTGCAGACCGTGGCACGCGCCGTGGCACGCAGATCCGGCGTCGCCGACAACGAAATCGAGCTGTTCCAGCAGGTAGTCACCGACACGCAGGCGCGCGTACTGTCGGCCTATCCCCAGCATGCTCCGCGGGATGTCGCCGACTGGATGCTGTTGGCGGCCATCGACGCCCTGATCGACGGAAGCGAAGAGCTCGCCCGCTACCACCTGGCGTGGTATCTGGCAGTGGCAGTACGGCATGGGGGGGTTATGCCATGA
- a CDS encoding VOC family protein: MIVLSTDDLDESIKFYSETLGMPLKFRDGAHFAALDGGSVTLALATAVDHPIHGQVVVGIKTDDVDGAAKAIEASGGGIVKGPYDDAHERRAVVYDNKGNGLVFYKPLGR, from the coding sequence ATGATCGTCTTGTCCACCGACGACCTGGACGAATCGATCAAGTTCTACAGCGAGACCTTGGGCATGCCGCTGAAGTTTCGCGACGGTGCGCACTTCGCCGCCCTCGACGGCGGATCGGTGACACTGGCGCTGGCGACCGCGGTGGACCACCCCATCCACGGACAGGTGGTGGTCGGCATCAAGACCGACGACGTCGACGGTGCGGCGAAAGCTATCGAGGCCAGTGGGGGCGGAATCGTGAAGGGCCCCTACGACGACGCGCACGAGCGCCGGGCGGTGGTCTACGACAACAAGGGCAATGGGCTGGTGTTCTATAAGCCGTTGGGGCGGTAG
- a CDS encoding alpha/beta fold hydrolase, translated as MGKRLAALVFTLVLVALLVNAVVTDRIARAAEPFGGGRVLELPGPDLNVREYGAGGDRAIVLLHGYSASIQWWEAVAPALAQGARVIAIDLVGHGGSEAPSDAAPYSAEGQATAVHQALDALGVHHAVLVGHSMGGTVATALAESAPDLVDRVIVSDTPAALGMTAMPALGNAVCWPVLGAAVDKLRGLDAVDKSSLQTGFDADFPVPALAYRSLKRMTHNALCDAKTAGQINEERAVADRLAGLGKPVLVVWGDSDVLTPTAQNVDRYRQAGLQPIVIAGSGHSPLLEKPAEFVSTIKPFINAQSKT; from the coding sequence GTGGGTAAACGCCTGGCCGCTTTGGTCTTCACGCTCGTCCTGGTCGCATTGCTGGTCAATGCGGTGGTCACCGACCGCATTGCACGCGCTGCCGAACCGTTCGGCGGGGGGCGGGTGCTGGAGCTGCCCGGCCCGGATCTCAATGTGCGCGAGTACGGCGCGGGTGGCGATCGGGCCATCGTGTTGTTGCACGGGTATTCGGCGTCGATCCAGTGGTGGGAGGCGGTGGCGCCGGCACTGGCGCAGGGCGCCCGGGTAATCGCGATCGATCTGGTCGGCCACGGCGGGTCGGAGGCCCCGAGCGACGCCGCCCCCTACAGCGCCGAGGGCCAGGCAACCGCCGTGCACCAAGCGCTCGACGCCTTGGGCGTACACCATGCGGTGCTGGTGGGGCATTCGATGGGTGGGACGGTGGCCACTGCGCTGGCCGAGAGCGCACCGGACCTGGTGGACCGGGTGATCGTCTCCGACACCCCCGCGGCGTTGGGGATGACCGCCATGCCCGCGCTGGGCAACGCGGTGTGTTGGCCGGTGCTCGGTGCCGCGGTGGACAAGTTGCGCGGCCTCGACGCCGTCGACAAGAGCTCGCTGCAGACCGGCTTCGACGCCGACTTCCCGGTTCCCGCATTGGCCTACCGTTCGTTGAAACGGATGACCCACAACGCATTGTGTGACGCCAAGACGGCGGGCCAGATCAATGAAGAGCGGGCGGTGGCCGACCGCTTGGCGGGTCTGGGCAAGCCGGTGCTGGTGGTGTGGGGTGACAGTGATGTGCTGACCCCGACCGCCCAGAACGTCGACCGCTACCGCCAGGCCGGACTGCAGCCGATCGTCATCGCCGGATCAGGCCACAGTCCCTTACTCGAGAAGCCAGCCGAATTCGTCAGCACCATAAAGCCTTTCATCAACGCACAAAGCAAGACCTAG